A stretch of Lutra lutra chromosome 9, mLutLut1.2, whole genome shotgun sequence DNA encodes these proteins:
- the SLC30A3 gene encoding probable proton-coupled zinc antiporter SLC30A3 encodes MEPSPATGGSETTRLVSPRDRGSAGGGLRLKSLFTETSEPLPEEPKPVEMPFHHCHRDPLPQPGLTPERLQAQKQLGAACAVCCVFMAGEVVGGYLAHSLAIMTDAAHLLADVGSMIGSLFSLWLSTRPATRTMTFGWHRSETLGALASVVSLWMVTGILLYLAFIRLLHSDYHIEGGAMLLTASIAVCANLLMAFVLHQAGPPHSHGSRGAEYAPLEEGPGEPLPLGNTSVRAAFVHVLGDLLQSLGVLAASVLIYFKPQYKAADPISTFLFSICALGSTAPTLRDVLRVLMEGSPRSVGFEPVRDTLLSVPGVRATHELHLWSLTLTYHVASAHLAIDSTADPEAVLAEAASQLHSRFGFSSCTLQVERYQPEMAQCLRCREPPQA; translated from the exons ATGGAGCCCTCTCCTGCCACGGGGGGATCGGAGACCACTCGCCTGGTGAGCCCCCGGGACCGCGGCAGCGCCGGTGGCGGCTTGCGCTTGAAGAG TCTCTTCACAGAGACCTCGGAGCCCCTCCCTGAGGAACCCAAACCTGTGGAGATGCCCTTCCACCACTGCCACCGGGACCCCCTGCCGCAGCCCGGGCTCACCCCAGAGAGGCTGCAGGCGCAGAAGCAGCTGGGCGCCGCCTGTGCCGTGTGCTGCGTCTTCATGGCTGGGGAGGTGGTCG GGGGGTATCTGGCTCACAGCCTGGCCATTATGACCGACGCAGCCCACCTGCTGGCCGATGTGGGCAGCATGATAggcagcctcttctccctctggctctctaCCCGGCCAGCCACCCGCACCATGACCTTTGGCTGGCACCGCTCAG AGACTCTGGGAGCCTTGGCCTCTGTGGTCTCCCTCTGGATGGTCACCGGTATCCTCCTGTACCTGGCCTTCATCCGCCTGCTGCACAGCGACTACCACATCGAGGGGGGCGCCATGCTGCTGACCGCCAGCATCGCTGTCTGTGCCAACCTGCT AATGGCCTTTGTGCTGCACCAGGCCGGGCCCCCCCACAGCCATGGGTCTAGGGGGGCAGAATATGCACCGCTGGAGGAAGGGCCGGGGGAGCCCCTGCCCTTGGGAAACACGAGCGTCCGGGCAGCCTTTGTGCATGTGCTGGGGGACCTCCTGCAGAGCCTTGGGGTCCTGGCCGCCTCTGTCCTCATCTACTTCAAG cctcAGTACAAGGCAGCTGACCCCATCAGcaccttcctcttctccatctgTGCCCTTGGATCCACGGCTCCCACCCTCCGAGATGTCCTCCGTGTCCTCATGGAAG GTTCCCCCAGAAGTGTGGGGTTTGAGCCCGTGCGGGACACGCTGTTGTCCGTGCCGGGAGTCCGGGCAACTCATGAGCTGCACCTGTGGTCCCTTACGCTTACTTACCACGTTGCCTCTGCACACCTGGCCATTG ACTCCACGGCCGACCCTGAAGCTGTCCTGGCTGAAGCCGCGTCACAGCTCCACTCCCGGTTCGGGTTCTCCAGCTGTACCCTGCAGGTTGAGCGGTACCAGCCTGAGATGGCCCAGTGCCTGCGCTGCCGGGAGCCCCCCCAAGCCTGA
- the DNAJC5G gene encoding dnaJ homolog subfamily C member 5G, which produces MAHLDEAARQLSKSGTTLYAVLELKKGASPEDIKKAYRKLALKYHPDKNPGDAQAAEIFKEINTAHSILSDPKKRKIYDRHGSLGIYIYDHFGEEGVTYYFTMNSCWFKTLVLLCALLTCCCCCCCCCFCCGTLKPPSEEVARRYQQNVQNQPPRAGNKRNFRRGQDDNEDDF; this is translated from the exons ATGGCTCATTTGGATGAAGCAGCCCGCCAGCTGTCCAAAAGTGGGACAACCCTCTATGCCGTGCTGGAGCTTAAGAAAGGTGCCTCACCTGAAGACATCAAAAAGGCTTACAG GAAACTGGCCTTAAAGTATCATCCAGACAAGAATCCAGGGGATGCTCAAGCAGCAGAAATATTCAAAGAGATCAACACAGCCCACTCCATCCTGAGTGACCCTAAGAAGCGAAAAATCTATGACCGGCATGGCTCGTTGGGAATATACATATACGATCACTTTGGTGAAGAAGGCGTCACATACTATTTTACGATGAATAGTTGCTGGTTCAAG ACACTGGTCCTCCTGTGCGCCCTGCTCacctgctgctgttgctgctgctgctgctgcttttgctGTGGAACGCTTAAGCCGCCATCTGAGGAGGTTGCCAGAAGATATCAGCAGAATGTCCAGAATCAGCCTCCGAGGGCAG gaaacaaaagaaactttAGAAGAGGTCAAGATGATAATGAAGATGATTtctaa